Proteins from one Bombus affinis isolate iyBomAffi1 chromosome 1, iyBomAffi1.2, whole genome shotgun sequence genomic window:
- the LOC126920953 gene encoding rhythmically expressed gene 5 protein isoform X2, which yields MKILRTAMLFTFVLGCYTLSVTASAIPMWEFLSRGEKASYLLRVFSMQVAKYCADSSMPDCNKNLLVAGMRNLANMDNNILDQLDPYQRDAKGLIWRAMIKNAYFPRLAPKPDEFYFSIGTDSLAVGDSDVNGIGEETMATHDYIQPSSEHTGPYLVGPMVIRVYPDGRPVPEDTTRPLPRDEDMEEFRRSRVPSVEEIKTDSEFYEKQLKGNSFAEASSHRRSQEESTRFRSSHSPFKRRLLQEVTAKRKIRHH from the exons ATGAAGATTCTGAGAACTGCTATGCTGTTCACCTTTGTTCTGGGATGCTATACCTTGAGTGTCACTGCTTCTGCGATTCCCATGTGGGAATTCCTCTCCAGGGGTGAGAAA GCGAGTTACTTGTTAAGAGTATTCAGCATGCAAGTAGCCAAGTATTGTGCGGATTCATCCATGCCGGATTGCAACAAAAATTTATTGGTTGCCGGGATGCGGAACTTAGCTAACATGGACAATAACATTCTCGATCAATTGGATCCATATCAACGTGATGCGAAAGGACTTA TTTGGCGGGCCATGATAAAAAACGCATATTTTCCAAGACTTGCTCCTAAGCCAGATGAATTCTATTTTTCCATCGGAACAGATTCATTAG CTGTCGGTGATAGCGATGTAAACGGCATAGGAGAAGAAACAATGGCGACACACGATTATATACAACCATCCTCTGAACACACTGGTCCATATCTAGTTGGACCAATGGTGATTCGAGTGTATCCGGATGGTCGACCGGTTCCGGAAGATACAACGCGTCCTCTACCTCGAGATGAAGATATGGAAGAATTCAGGCGCTCCAGAGTACCTTCAGTCGAGGAAATTAAAACTGATAGTGAATTCTATGAGAAACAATTGAAAGGAAACTCATTCGCGGAAGCCAGTAGTCATCGACGGTCTCAAGAGGAATCTACTCGATTCCGAAGTAGTCATTCACCATTTAAAAGACGATTACTTCAAGAAGTAACTGCAAAGCGTAAGATACGGCACCATTGA
- the LOC126920953 gene encoding rhythmically expressed gene 5 protein isoform X1, with product MLHIAEFHRTRVECICSDGMENSFRDDRHDDLLREKRIHLLYTICMSYSQASYLLRVFSMQVAKYCADSSMPDCNKNLLVAGMRNLANMDNNILDQLDPYQRDAKGLIWRAMIKNAYFPRLAPKPDEFYFSIGTDSLAVGDSDVNGIGEETMATHDYIQPSSEHTGPYLVGPMVIRVYPDGRPVPEDTTRPLPRDEDMEEFRRSRVPSVEEIKTDSEFYEKQLKGNSFAEASSHRRSQEESTRFRSSHSPFKRRLLQEVTAKRKIRHH from the exons ATGTTACACATTGCCGAGTTTCACCGGACGCGTGTAGAATGCATTTGCTCCGACGGAATGGAAAATAGCTTTCGCGATGATCGTCATGATGATTTACTCAGAGAAAAACGTATCCATCTTCTGTATACGATATGTATGAGCTATTCACAG GCGAGTTACTTGTTAAGAGTATTCAGCATGCAAGTAGCCAAGTATTGTGCGGATTCATCCATGCCGGATTGCAACAAAAATTTATTGGTTGCCGGGATGCGGAACTTAGCTAACATGGACAATAACATTCTCGATCAATTGGATCCATATCAACGTGATGCGAAAGGACTTA TTTGGCGGGCCATGATAAAAAACGCATATTTTCCAAGACTTGCTCCTAAGCCAGATGAATTCTATTTTTCCATCGGAACAGATTCATTAG CTGTCGGTGATAGCGATGTAAACGGCATAGGAGAAGAAACAATGGCGACACACGATTATATACAACCATCCTCTGAACACACTGGTCCATATCTAGTTGGACCAATGGTGATTCGAGTGTATCCGGATGGTCGACCGGTTCCGGAAGATACAACGCGTCCTCTACCTCGAGATGAAGATATGGAAGAATTCAGGCGCTCCAGAGTACCTTCAGTCGAGGAAATTAAAACTGATAGTGAATTCTATGAGAAACAATTGAAAGGAAACTCATTCGCGGAAGCCAGTAGTCATCGACGGTCTCAAGAGGAATCTACTCGATTCCGAAGTAGTCATTCACCATTTAAAAGACGATTACTTCAAGAAGTAACTGCAAAGCGTAAGATACGGCACCATTGA
- the LOC126920942 gene encoding actin-interacting protein 1 encodes MSYETKYIFATLPRTQRGQPLVLGGDPKGKNFLYTNGNSVIIRNIDNPAIADIYTEHSCPVNVAKYSPSGFYIASGDQSGKVRIWDTVNKEHILKNEFHPIGGPIKDIAWSPDNQRMVVVGEGRERFGHVFMAETGTSVGEISGQSKPINSCDFRPTRPFRLITGSEDNTIAVFEGPPFKFKMTKQEHTRFVQAVRYSPSGNLFASAGFDGKVFIYDGTSSDLVGEVGSPAHQGGVYGVAWKPDGTQLLTASGDKTCKLWDVETRSLVSEFNMGSTVDDQQVSCLWQDKHLLSVSLSGFINYLDVANPTKPLRIIKGHNKPITVLTLSPDRGTIYTGSHDGYITNWNAKTGENDRVQGHGHGNQINGMKATKNLLYTAGIDDTLRSVNIDTNTYTDTAIVKLDSQPRGLDIYTDLAVIATVRQITVTQDGRKVSNTSIDYEPSCVSINQENGDVAIGATSDNMIRIYTLSGTNLTSKMELEHLGTVTDAAYSPDSKYLVACDTNRKVVLYTVPEYKLAHNREWGFHNARVNSVAWCPNSAMVASGSLDTTIIIWSVTNPAKHTIIKNAHPQSQITRLVWLDEETLISVGQDCNTKIWRIEKI; translated from the exons ATGTCCTATGAAACAA AATACATATTTGCTACACTACCCAGAACACAAAGGGGACAGCCTCTTGTATTAGGAGGTGATCCTAAAGGGAAAAATTTTTTGTATACTAATGGTAATAGTGTAATCATTAGAAATATTGAT aatCCAGCTATTGCAGATATTTATACAGAACATTCATGTCCAGTTAATGTTGCAAAATATTCCCCAAGTGGGTTTTATATAGCATCAGGTG ATCAATCAGGCAAAGTACGTATTTGGGACACTGTCAAtaaagaacatattttaaaaaatgaattccATCCTATTGGAGGGCCTATTAAAGACATAGCATGGTCACCTGACAATCAGCGTATGGTAGTTGTTGGAGAAGGAAGAGAAAG ATTTGGTCATGTATTTATGGCCGAAACCGGTACATCTGTAGGTGAAATCTCAGGTCAAAGTAAGCCTATTAATTCATGTGACTTCAGACCTACTAGACCATTTAGATTAATCACAGGAAGTGAGGACAATACTATTGCTGTTTTTGAAGGACCGCCATTTAAATTTAA AATGACCAAGCAGGAGCATACTCGATTCGTTCAAGCTGTACGTTATTCGCCTAGTGGTAATTTATTTGCATCTGCAGGATTTGACGGGAAAGTATTTATTTATGATGGTACAAGCTCCGATTTAGTTGGAGAAGTAGGATCTCCAGCTCACCAAGGCGGAGTATACGGA GTGGCTTGGAAGCCAGATGGAACACAATTATTAACTGCATCTGGTGATAAAACGTGTAAACTTTGGGACGTAGAAACTCGCTCATTGGTTAGTGAATTCAATATGGGATCGACAGTCGATGATCAACAA GTCAGTTGCCTTTGGCAAGACAAACATTTACTATCTGTATCTCTAAGTGGCTTTATTAATTATCTGGATGTTGCTAATCCTACGAAACCTCTTAGAATAATAAAG GGCCATAATAAACCAATAACAGTATTAACTTTGAGTCCTGATAGAGGTACAATTTATACTGGATCTCATGATGGGTATATTACCAACTGGAATGCAAAAACGGGAGAGAATGACCGTGTCCAAGGTCACGGACATGGAAATCAAATTAATGGAATGAAAGCTACAAAAAATTTGCTTTATACCGCTGGTATCGATGACACTTTAAGATCGGTTAATATCGATACAAACACGTATACAGATACAGCTATAGTTAAACTGGATTCGCAGCCGCGGGGTCTAGATATTTACACAGATCTAGCTGTAATTGCAACCGTTCGCCAG ATAACAGTTACACAAGATGGACGAAAGGTATCAAATACATCAATTGATTACGAACCATCTTGTGTGTCAATTAATCAAGAAAATGGTGATGTAGCTATAGGAGCGACATCAGACAATATG ATTCGTATATATACCTTATCAGGTACGAATCTAACTTCGAAAATGGAATTAGAACATTTAGGTACAGTCACAGACGCTGCTTATAGTCCTGATAGCAAATACTTGGTTGCTTGTGACACAAATCGAAAGGTGGTTCTTTATACTGTACCAGAATACAAG CTTGCGCACAATAGGGAGTGGGGTTTCCATAATGCAAGAGTGAATTCTGTAGCATGGTGTCCTAATTCAGCTATGGTTGCAAGCGGTAGTCTTGATACGACGATCATCATTTGGAGCGTAACAAATCCAGCAAAACATACTATTATTAAAA ATGCTCATCCTCAAAGTCAAATAACACGTTTAGTTTGGTTAGATGAGGAAACATTGATTTCAGTCGGGCAGGACTGTAATACCAAAATATGGCGTATAGAAAAGATTTAA